One window from the genome of Desulfobotulus pelophilus encodes:
- a CDS encoding ATP-binding protein — translation MGNRTHKHPDSPPDSRTKGTHGNTIRLSRRLVAGILIPSIFCMGILFTMLHTRITEGRLSRELMQETRMLARNLPVPTIRSFTATEQDIRNPLYIGIQNHLRTIHNVYPYTAHAYLVGKNAEGQPFLYMDGRPDSDPVPGRTLENTPPGLEQVFLEQESLFSLSPDKKQLHALYPIKDELGLIAVLILERPLNGETRQTIMGSPPMVITLLAMATLICWLLLFHPFAEKVPFVFRYGPFLATFLCGTIVTTAMAWVAHNMESRRFHERFLQIAEMQTLKVADHFNQLKNIKLESIGRFLEASQEVSQEEFLHFTQPLMKNTIIRGWYFARPVANHEKNDVESRMSRESDSPFFFWENSTDGHLTPVSERTGYLPITHGTCCREMSSDLRGFDLVSIPLLHEALADAETYQISTASPPLTFGPAPEAGKSLFIFRPVFSKGQERLLEGMVTGVINLDQALPDLNSFQQKEGGPAVITDLFYLHTDAAPVLLTSTLAGHEATADTHLKNRKPYHHWHIRPLFIFGQSFIIVNHEGPFFDSLYPERSGRYTAMAGLVITLFASLRFFLSVRHKEKLERLVGQRTADLTESEERFKTLFIQSPVPMLIHDKDKGSILEANPAGYKAYGFSSLEELQEGDFWLDTPYSFQDALHLIHKAGTGPLPPFEWCCRNVSGETIWANVTLTPILLEGKKQILVTWIDITSRRQAEEKLLRTNVLLQEAMGHARAMAREAHTANVTKSQFLANMSHELRTPLNAIMGITELIRETPLTPDQQKYAELIEKNSGHLFSIITDILDFSRLEAGNLTLYLREFNLRELLKDLALSFALETAKKKIALSWSLDERSPERVMGDRNRIRQVLENLVSNAIKFTEKGQVRIAVENKAAAPDQQTLLFSVTDTGIGIDQEKISLLFEKFSQADISISRRYGGTGLGLAICRELIVLMGGSIGAESLKGQGSRFWFQLNLEPVSRTSQPIPPEVAPASAPAAEADAVPTILIVEDNFTNQIVATGLLAKLGVRSAVASDALSALQALKEKNYDLVLMDIQMPGMDGLEATRRIRNGEAGEPTIPIIAMTAHAQEMDRRACLAAGMNGYLSKPVSGSHLRGSLMQWLPFFQKKSGPAP, via the coding sequence ATGGGGAACAGAACCCACAAGCATCCGGACAGCCCTCCAGACTCCCGGACAAAAGGAACCCACGGAAACACCATACGGCTTTCCCGCAGGCTGGTTGCGGGAATTCTCATTCCATCCATTTTCTGTATGGGTATTCTTTTTACCATGCTCCATACCCGTATCACCGAAGGCAGGCTTTCCCGGGAACTGATGCAGGAAACCCGCATGCTGGCCCGGAACCTGCCCGTTCCAACCATCCGTTCTTTCACCGCAACCGAACAGGATATCAGAAATCCACTGTATATCGGCATCCAAAACCACCTCCGTACCATTCACAACGTTTATCCGTATACGGCCCACGCCTATCTGGTAGGAAAAAACGCAGAGGGGCAGCCCTTTCTCTACATGGACGGCAGGCCTGACAGCGACCCTGTTCCCGGACGTACGCTGGAAAACACCCCACCGGGACTGGAACAGGTATTTCTGGAACAGGAAAGCCTTTTTTCCCTGAGCCCGGACAAAAAACAACTCCATGCCCTGTACCCCATTAAGGACGAACTGGGGCTCATTGCCGTCTTGATACTTGAAAGGCCTCTTAACGGAGAGACAAGACAAACCATCATGGGAAGCCCTCCCATGGTAATTACCCTTCTGGCTATGGCAACCCTTATCTGCTGGCTTCTTCTTTTCCATCCTTTTGCTGAAAAGGTACCTTTTGTTTTTCGCTATGGTCCTTTTTTGGCAACCTTTCTCTGCGGAACCATAGTAACTACGGCCATGGCATGGGTAGCCCACAACATGGAAAGCAGACGTTTTCATGAACGCTTTCTGCAAATTGCGGAAATGCAAACCCTCAAAGTTGCCGACCATTTTAATCAGCTGAAAAACATCAAACTGGAAAGTATCGGGCGTTTTTTGGAAGCTTCTCAGGAAGTAAGTCAGGAAGAGTTCCTTCATTTCACCCAGCCCCTCATGAAAAACACCATCATACGAGGCTGGTATTTTGCCCGACCGGTAGCCAATCATGAAAAAAACGACGTGGAAAGCAGGATGAGCCGGGAAAGCGACTCCCCCTTTTTCTTCTGGGAAAACAGTACGGATGGACACCTCACTCCCGTATCAGAACGAACAGGGTACCTGCCCATCACCCACGGGACCTGCTGCAGGGAAATGTCTTCTGATCTCAGAGGTTTTGATCTGGTATCCATCCCCCTTCTCCATGAAGCCCTCGCAGATGCCGAAACATACCAGATAAGCACGGCATCCCCCCCCCTTACTTTCGGACCTGCTCCTGAGGCCGGAAAAAGTCTTTTCATCTTCCGGCCAGTTTTTTCCAAAGGACAGGAACGCCTGCTGGAAGGCATGGTGACAGGCGTCATAAATCTGGACCAGGCCCTTCCCGATCTGAACTCATTTCAGCAAAAGGAAGGAGGCCCTGCCGTTATCACCGATCTCTTTTATCTGCATACGGATGCAGCCCCCGTTCTTCTGACCTCGACCCTGGCCGGACACGAAGCCACGGCCGATACCCATCTGAAAAATCGCAAGCCCTATCATCACTGGCATATCCGCCCTCTTTTTATTTTCGGACAGAGTTTTATCATTGTGAATCATGAAGGCCCTTTCTTTGACAGTCTCTATCCCGAACGTTCCGGCAGATATACAGCAATGGCAGGGCTTGTCATCACCCTTTTTGCCAGCCTTCGTTTTTTTCTCTCCGTTCGCCACAAAGAAAAGCTGGAACGGCTTGTAGGACAACGAACCGCCGATCTTACGGAAAGTGAAGAACGTTTCAAGACCCTCTTTATCCAGTCCCCAGTTCCCATGCTGATCCATGATAAAGACAAAGGCTCTATTCTTGAAGCCAACCCAGCAGGCTACAAAGCCTATGGCTTTTCCAGTCTGGAAGAACTGCAGGAAGGGGATTTCTGGCTGGATACCCCCTATTCCTTCCAGGATGCCCTGCACCTGATCCACAAGGCTGGCACAGGCCCCTTACCTCCCTTCGAGTGGTGCTGCAGAAACGTTTCAGGGGAAACAATCTGGGCCAATGTCACCCTTACCCCTATCCTTCTTGAGGGCAAAAAACAGATTCTCGTTACCTGGATTGACATCACCTCTCGCCGACAGGCCGAAGAAAAACTTCTCCGTACCAACGTGCTGCTACAAGAAGCCATGGGGCATGCCCGAGCCATGGCCAGGGAAGCCCATACCGCCAACGTGACCAAAAGTCAGTTCCTTGCCAACATGAGCCATGAACTCCGTACCCCCCTCAATGCCATCATGGGAATAACGGAGCTCATCCGAGAAACACCCCTGACACCAGACCAGCAGAAATATGCGGAACTCATTGAAAAAAATAGCGGGCATCTATTTAGTATCATTACGGATATACTTGATTTTTCCCGACTGGAGGCAGGCAATCTTACGCTTTATCTCCGTGAATTCAACCTTCGGGAGCTACTGAAGGACCTTGCACTCTCGTTTGCTCTTGAAACGGCAAAGAAAAAAATTGCCCTTTCATGGTCCCTTGATGAACGAAGTCCGGAAAGGGTCATGGGAGACCGCAACCGTATTCGGCAGGTACTGGAAAATCTTGTGAGCAATGCCATCAAATTCACGGAAAAAGGACAGGTTCGCATTGCGGTGGAAAATAAGGCTGCTGCCCCGGATCAACAGACACTTCTCTTCTCCGTTACGGATACGGGCATAGGTATTGATCAGGAAAAAATCAGTCTCCTGTTCGAAAAATTCAGTCAGGCAGACATCAGCATATCCCGGCGCTATGGCGGAACAGGACTGGGCCTTGCCATCTGTCGCGAACTCATTGTTCTCATGGGAGGCAGCATCGGAGCGGAAAGCCTGAAGGGCCAGGGCTCCCGATTCTGGTTTCAGCTGAACCTTGAACCGGTGAGCCGGACGTCTCAGCCCATTCCGCCAGAGGTGGCCCCGGCATCAGCTCCCGCCGCAGAGGCCGATGCCGTTCCCACCATACTGATTGTGGAAGACAATTTCACCAACCAGATTGTTGCCACGGGCCTCCTTGCCAAGCTTGGAGTACGGTCTGCCGTGGCTTCTGATGCCCTGAGTGCTCTGCAGGCCCTAAAAGAAAAAAACTATGACCTTGTTCTCATGGATATTCAGATGCCGGGTATGGATGGCCTTGAAGCCACCCGCCGCATTCGAAACGGAGAAGCCGGTGAACCAACCATCCCCATTATTGCCATGACTGCCCATGCCCAGGAAATGGACCGCAGAGCCTGCCTTGCGGCCGGCATGAATGGCTATCTTTCCAAACCCGTATCCGGCTCCCATCTCCGAGGCTCACTGATGCAATGGCTGCCTTTTTTCCAAAAAAAATCCGGCCCGGCTCCCTGA
- a CDS encoding aldehyde ferredoxin oxidoreductase family protein encodes MKPLAILDIYLGSGRIHVTMSKQEAPSGLGGMGLNAATLHQDLHSSRMDALSPDNILVFSPGVLTGSGFPTAARTEVSALSPLTGLFGTSNSGLFFGGDLKRAGFDSLILRERAPHPVYITILDREVSIHPAHELWGKDSWEAITWLEGRYPKASLALIGTAGENQVRFASIQNHRHDAWGRTGLGAVMGSKNVKAVVIKGSGKVRAHDKDSFHEIRQEATRAIRASRYYDPFKKYGTLGASPAYGKFNALPTRNFSGAHIPDWSKKFGQNLLKTHVTARMACESCWIACGHMVRIAEGIYAGQALKALEISPTITFCAQCGLTATDSFRATEFCQRFGMDMLSAGSCAAMAFQLYEEKKLTVKDTGYPLPWGDVHAFCRLLEDMALRRGIGRILADGTARAAAALGYPEYAMHVRKLEMPMIDPRGRWSSYSFGMLTNIRGGDHLRCRNPFENLKENIRTGDGLWEAFLLPEEEYHKADIVPETLRADMFDLEQSRVYLPLMVRWSEDLITLFNTLGICIRPPILNSLGPTLLSRALNSFTGIFLPPEQLMMTAATSWDTIRRFNLSHGDTPDAARFPHRFFLPCHGKTPLDEENIHTALQAYYRVRGWDSLGTPRRRDS; translated from the coding sequence ATGAAACCCCTTGCCATTCTCGATATTTACCTTGGCTCAGGCAGAATACACGTAACCATGTCCAAACAAGAAGCCCCCTCCGGCTTAGGAGGAATGGGGCTCAACGCCGCCACCCTCCATCAGGATCTCCATTCCAGTCGCATGGATGCACTCTCCCCTGATAACATTCTTGTGTTTTCACCAGGAGTTCTTACGGGCTCCGGCTTTCCCACCGCAGCCCGGACCGAAGTTTCCGCCCTTTCCCCCCTTACGGGTCTTTTCGGCACTTCCAACTCCGGCCTTTTTTTTGGCGGTGATCTCAAGCGGGCGGGATTTGACAGCCTCATTCTGCGAGAGCGTGCACCCCATCCGGTTTACATCACCATCCTCGACCGGGAGGTCAGTATCCATCCAGCCCATGAACTCTGGGGCAAAGATTCCTGGGAAGCCATTACCTGGCTGGAAGGCCGTTATCCAAAGGCATCCCTTGCTCTTATCGGAACAGCCGGAGAGAATCAGGTTCGCTTTGCCTCCATCCAGAACCATCGTCACGATGCCTGGGGGCGAACGGGGCTGGGTGCCGTCATGGGATCCAAAAATGTCAAAGCTGTTGTGATTAAGGGGTCCGGCAAAGTAAGGGCCCATGACAAAGATTCGTTCCATGAAATCCGACAGGAGGCAACCAGAGCCATACGGGCATCACGGTATTACGATCCTTTCAAAAAATATGGAACTCTGGGGGCTTCACCTGCCTATGGAAAGTTCAACGCCCTGCCCACACGCAATTTTTCCGGTGCCCATATCCCGGACTGGTCAAAAAAATTCGGACAAAACCTTCTCAAAACCCATGTTACAGCCAGAATGGCCTGTGAAAGCTGCTGGATTGCCTGCGGCCACATGGTTCGTATTGCGGAAGGGATTTATGCGGGTCAGGCACTGAAAGCTCTGGAAATCAGCCCGACCATCACTTTCTGCGCCCAGTGCGGCCTCACCGCAACAGACAGCTTCAGGGCCACGGAATTTTGTCAGCGCTTCGGTATGGACATGCTCAGTGCCGGATCCTGTGCAGCCATGGCTTTTCAGCTTTATGAAGAAAAAAAACTCACGGTGAAGGATACAGGATATCCCCTGCCATGGGGTGACGTCCATGCCTTCTGCCGTCTTCTGGAAGATATGGCCCTGCGCAGGGGAATCGGCCGGATTCTGGCCGATGGAACGGCCCGTGCAGCGGCTGCCCTCGGGTATCCGGAATACGCCATGCATGTCAGAAAACTTGAAATGCCCATGATTGACCCCAGAGGACGCTGGTCCAGCTACAGCTTCGGCATGCTTACCAACATCCGCGGCGGAGACCACCTCCGGTGCAGAAATCCTTTTGAAAACCTCAAAGAAAACATCAGAACCGGGGATGGACTGTGGGAGGCCTTCCTGCTCCCGGAAGAAGAATATCACAAAGCCGACATTGTCCCTGAAACCTTACGGGCAGACATGTTCGATCTTGAACAGAGCCGGGTATACCTTCCCCTCATGGTACGGTGGTCAGAAGACCTCATCACCCTTTTCAACACTCTGGGTATCTGCATCCGTCCGCCCATACTGAACTCCCTTGGTCCGACTCTCCTTTCCCGGGCACTGAACAGCTTTACGGGAATATTCCTACCCCCCGAACAACTCATGATGACAGCCGCAACAAGCTGGGATACCATTCGCCGTTTCAACCTCAGCCACGGAGATACTCCGGATGCAGCCCGTTTTCCGCATCGTTTTTTCCTTCCCTGCCATGGTAAAACGCCCCTTGACGAAGAAAATATCCACACCGCCCTGCAAGCCTATTACAGGGTCAGAGGATGGGATTCACTGGGCACCCCACGCCGCCGGGACAGCTGA
- a CDS encoding response regulator transcription factor — translation MTALHRRILVAEDDLTSCTILDLTLTKWGYSPVMAENGEIAWQILQQPDSPRMLILDWMMPRLNGIDVLHRIRSIKQTIPFYVLMLTTRDSKADIIQGLDAGADDYLTKPFDPGELRARVQVGFRVLDLQERLEARISELNNAMEHIRALQGILPICSFCKKIRNDKGYWDQVEAYISRHSGTQFSHGICPDCLKAHYPEFQEEDF, via the coding sequence ATGACAGCCCTGCACCGGCGTATCCTTGTGGCCGAAGACGATCTGACATCATGCACCATTCTGGATCTGACCCTTACAAAATGGGGATATTCTCCTGTTATGGCGGAAAACGGAGAGATCGCATGGCAGATTCTGCAGCAGCCGGACAGTCCGCGTATGCTGATTCTGGACTGGATGATGCCAAGGCTCAACGGCATTGATGTGCTGCACCGCATCCGCAGCATTAAACAGACCATCCCTTTTTATGTACTCATGCTCACCACCCGGGACAGCAAGGCGGATATTATTCAGGGGCTGGATGCAGGAGCCGATGACTATCTTACCAAGCCCTTTGACCCGGGTGAACTGCGGGCAAGGGTCCAGGTAGGTTTTCGCGTACTGGATCTGCAGGAACGGCTGGAAGCAAGAATCAGTGAGCTGAACAACGCCATGGAGCACATCCGTGCCCTTCAGGGCATTCTTCCCATCTGCAGCTTCTGCAAAAAGATCCGTAACGACAAAGGGTACTGGGATCAGGTGGAAGCCTATATCTCCCGGCACTCCGGCACACAGTTCTCCCACGGAATATGTCCGGACTGCCTGAAAGCCCATTATCCCGAATTTCAGGAAGAAGATTTCTGA
- a CDS encoding Hpt domain-containing protein — protein sequence MPVFDKKAMMARFMNDEELAIKVVQVFLDDLPRQLDLLQKHLDSGDADTACRIIHSIKGASVNVEGNELANIATAAEKDARRGILGAVQAHMPAIDLAFQKLRQALIQAFSIKDIP from the coding sequence ATGCCTGTTTTTGACAAAAAGGCCATGATGGCCCGCTTCATGAATGATGAAGAACTGGCCATCAAAGTGGTACAGGTTTTTCTAGATGACCTTCCCAGGCAACTGGACCTGCTTCAGAAACATCTTGATTCCGGAGATGCCGATACGGCCTGCAGGATTATCCACAGCATCAAAGGGGCCTCCGTTAACGTAGAGGGGAATGAACTGGCAAACATTGCAACCGCAGCGGAAAAAGACGCGCGCAGGGGAATTCTCGGTGCCGTTCAGGCCCACATGCCAGCCATAGATCTTGCTTTCCAAAAACTCAGACAGGCCCTGATTCAGGCCTTTTCCATAAAGGACATTCCATGA
- a CDS encoding hybrid sensor histidine kinase/response regulator — protein sequence MKPHDANPPAQSSPSLSQEEEMTRLSKTLAEKDADLARLRQDKAHLKAIIEHSPDIIMRFDQNFRHLFISRAIEKVYPMAAAEYIGKTHGELGFSHEECQFCEHILQKAFFSGEPMEGEIPFRGIYGQRIFNWRLIPEYGSSGKVDTVLCLARDITAQRTAEKSYAALFATMPYGFALHEIIRNEQGEAVDYRFLTVNPAFERLTGLPQKRITGKRVLEILPDTEPEWIERYGRVLAGDSPMHFESFSAAMAKHYEVTAYALSSETFVTLFHDISERKKLLAQLSHSQKMQAVGRLAGGVAHDFNNKLNIISGYAEFAQGLLEPSHPAHQDLDEILKASRSATELTRQLLTFARKEEDACPAIIQVNAVIQNMLNMLQRLIGENVRLVWRPGENLRPLCMDPSHLDQVLVNLCINARDAVGQEGRIIIETRNSHISPAESCEIPDLSSGEYVQISITDDGCGMSREVMEQVFEPFFTTKKKGEGTGLGLATVYGIIHRYKGVIRVYSETDVGTVFSIFLPAHQGKYHEPDREIPDPATRIGRETLILVEDDPALLALNQAMLERLGYTVLPATLPGDALRMAEASAGTLTMLITDVIMPEMNGPTLARTMTEHFPGLHVLFVSGYTKNMLCQQGLVTEDIHFLQKPFSFQELARKVREILDREGNSTHACF from the coding sequence ATGAAGCCTCATGATGCCAATCCACCCGCCCAGTCCTCACCTTCCCTGTCTCAGGAGGAGGAAATGACAAGGCTTAGCAAAACGCTGGCGGAAAAAGATGCCGACCTGGCTCGCCTGCGTCAGGACAAGGCACATCTTAAGGCCATCATTGAGCACTCTCCTGATATCATCATGCGTTTTGACCAAAACTTCCGCCATCTTTTCATCAGCCGGGCCATTGAAAAAGTATACCCCATGGCGGCAGCAGAGTATATCGGGAAAACCCATGGCGAACTGGGATTCAGCCATGAGGAGTGTCAATTCTGTGAACACATTCTGCAAAAAGCTTTTTTTTCCGGGGAACCCATGGAAGGAGAAATCCCCTTTCGTGGTATCTATGGACAAAGAATTTTTAACTGGCGGCTGATACCGGAATACGGATCTTCCGGCAAGGTGGATACCGTACTATGCCTGGCAAGAGATATCACCGCACAGAGGACTGCGGAAAAAAGCTATGCCGCCCTTTTTGCCACCATGCCCTATGGCTTTGCCCTCCATGAAATCATTCGGAATGAACAAGGAGAGGCTGTGGACTACCGTTTCCTTACGGTCAATCCGGCCTTTGAAAGACTCACAGGGCTGCCCCAAAAGCGTATTACCGGCAAAAGGGTTCTTGAAATCCTTCCGGATACGGAACCGGAATGGATCGAACGTTATGGCAGAGTTCTTGCCGGGGATTCTCCCATGCATTTTGAGTCCTTCAGCGCTGCCATGGCCAAACACTATGAAGTAACCGCCTATGCCCTTTCGTCTGAAACTTTTGTCACCCTCTTCCATGACATAAGCGAACGAAAAAAACTTCTGGCCCAACTGTCCCACTCCCAGAAAATGCAGGCCGTAGGCCGTCTTGCGGGAGGCGTAGCCCATGATTTCAACAACAAGCTGAATATCATTTCCGGCTATGCGGAATTTGCACAGGGTTTGCTGGAACCCTCCCATCCTGCCCATCAGGACCTTGATGAAATTCTGAAGGCTTCCCGTTCCGCCACGGAGCTGACCCGGCAGCTGCTGACGTTTGCCCGCAAGGAAGAAGATGCCTGCCCCGCTATCATTCAGGTCAATGCTGTGATCCAGAACATGCTGAACATGCTGCAGCGCCTGATCGGTGAAAACGTCCGGCTTGTCTGGAGGCCCGGCGAAAATCTGCGCCCCCTCTGCATGGATCCTTCTCACCTGGATCAGGTTCTGGTCAATCTCTGCATCAACGCCAGAGATGCTGTCGGACAGGAAGGCCGCATCATAATCGAAACCCGTAACAGCCATATCAGCCCTGCGGAAAGCTGCGAAATTCCGGACCTGAGTTCGGGAGAATATGTACAGATCAGCATCACCGACGACGGCTGCGGCATGTCGAGGGAGGTAATGGAGCAGGTATTTGAGCCCTTTTTCACCACCAAAAAAAAAGGAGAAGGTACGGGTCTGGGGCTGGCAACGGTTTATGGTATTATCCATCGGTACAAGGGAGTCATCAGAGTATACAGTGAAACAGACGTAGGAACCGTCTTCAGCATCTTTCTGCCAGCGCATCAGGGAAAATACCATGAGCCGGACAGGGAAATCCCTGATCCTGCAACCCGTATCGGCAGAGAGACTCTTATCCTTGTGGAAGATGACCCGGCCCTCCTCGCCCTCAATCAGGCCATGCTGGAACGGCTGGGCTATACGGTGCTCCCCGCCACCCTTCCCGGAGATGCCCTTCGGATGGCCGAGGCCAGTGCAGGTACCCTCACCATGCTCATCACCGATGTGATCATGCCGGAAATGAACGGGCCAACGCTGGCCCGAACCATGACGGAACACTTTCCGGGCCTTCACGTTCTTTTCGTATCAGGATACACAAAAAACATGCTCTGCCAGCAGGGCCTGGTAACAGAAGATATCCATTTTCTCCAGAAACCCTTTTCATTTCAGGAGCTGGCCCGTAAGGTACGAGAAATTCTGGACAGGGAAGGAAACAGCACCCATGCCTGTTTTTGA
- a CDS encoding methyl-accepting chemotaxis protein, which translates to MTQRSWTIGKKLITAFTGVALITLFVGMAGFYGADRGQKAITDIGTIYLPSVDSLLMMESNLQRARGNIRTLAIPGLPQDQRQRQYDGFARARANYQTASQAYAPLPKAPEEERLWNDFRTAITALARENDRTMEMSRSIDANGVSDPMALSRNLEAFTKDHYIVVLQIRELMENPQARFDGGDSHTACNAGRFFQTFRTENPKLLAAIRDVENPHRRFHEAVARIKQLVDEGRTEAASQLFHNDLSPAMGAVFSGFAAMQSIADESVALFNQMKDQTLTVTAQRERDALGILAQILEINREQARTETSSAQNEAVFIEVLVIAASLIGVLLALVLGFTITRSINANLSRVIAGLNEGADQVSSASGQVSSASISLAEGASEQAASIEETSSSMEEMSSMIKQNADNAGEANALMGQTRQVVETANQSMQELTGSMHDISKASEETFKIIKTIDEIAFQTNLLALNAAVEAARAGEAGAGFAVVADEVRNLAMRAAEAARNTATLIEGTVKKVKEGSGLVTRTNEAFREVASRNIQVGQLVAEIAAASKEQAQGIEQINKATAEMDKVTQQNAANAEESASAAEEMNAQAEQVKGMVQDLMAMVGGSSRKNTKNRYQDHASDRYREMNAAPPLPRPKATSHQSQPKGLQRPGTPKGREINPRQVIPMDDDEDFTRF; encoded by the coding sequence ATGACACAGCGCTCATGGACCATTGGTAAAAAACTTATCACAGCCTTTACCGGTGTTGCCCTTATCACCCTTTTTGTGGGTATGGCGGGTTTCTACGGGGCAGACAGGGGCCAGAAAGCCATTACGGACATCGGCACCATCTACCTCCCATCCGTTGACAGCCTGCTGATGATGGAAAGCAATCTTCAGAGGGCACGGGGCAACATCCGTACCCTGGCCATACCGGGACTGCCACAGGATCAGCGCCAGCGCCAGTATGACGGATTTGCAAGAGCCAGAGCGAATTACCAGACCGCATCCCAGGCCTATGCCCCCCTTCCCAAAGCCCCGGAAGAAGAACGCCTCTGGAACGACTTCCGTACGGCCATAACGGCCCTTGCCCGCGAAAACGACCGCACCATGGAAATGTCACGTTCCATTGATGCCAATGGTGTCAGTGACCCCATGGCTCTCTCCAGAAATCTGGAGGCCTTCACAAAGGATCACTACATCGTGGTCCTCCAGATTCGGGAGCTCATGGAGAATCCCCAAGCCCGGTTTGATGGGGGAGACAGCCACACCGCCTGCAATGCCGGTCGTTTTTTTCAGACTTTTCGCACCGAAAATCCAAAACTTCTTGCAGCCATCCGGGATGTGGAAAATCCCCACCGCCGTTTCCACGAGGCCGTGGCACGCATCAAACAGCTTGTGGATGAGGGAAGAACAGAGGCTGCCAGCCAGCTTTTCCACAATGATCTTTCCCCCGCCATGGGAGCCGTTTTTTCCGGTTTTGCAGCCATGCAGTCCATTGCCGATGAGTCCGTTGCCCTGTTCAACCAAATGAAAGATCAAACGCTTACCGTGACAGCACAGAGGGAGAGAGATGCTCTGGGCATTCTTGCCCAGATTCTCGAAATAAACCGTGAACAGGCCCGGACGGAAACCAGCAGCGCTCAAAATGAGGCTGTATTTATTGAGGTTCTTGTTATTGCTGCCTCCCTGATAGGAGTCCTGCTCGCCCTGGTGCTCGGCTTTACCATCACCCGCAGTATCAACGCCAATCTCAGCCGTGTCATCGCCGGTTTGAATGAAGGTGCGGATCAGGTTTCCTCCGCCTCCGGCCAGGTGTCTTCTGCCAGTATTTCCCTTGCCGAAGGAGCCAGTGAGCAGGCCGCTTCCATTGAAGAGACATCTTCCTCCATGGAGGAAATGTCTTCCATGATCAAACAGAATGCGGACAATGCCGGAGAAGCCAACGCCCTCATGGGGCAGACCCGGCAGGTTGTGGAAACGGCCAACCAGTCCATGCAGGAACTGACAGGCTCCATGCATGACATATCCAAAGCCAGTGAAGAAACCTTTAAAATCATAAAAACCATTGACGAGATAGCCTTCCAGACCAATCTTCTGGCCCTGAATGCCGCTGTGGAGGCAGCCCGTGCGGGCGAGGCGGGTGCCGGTTTTGCCGTAGTGGCGGATGAAGTAAGAAACCTTGCCATGCGGGCAGCGGAGGCGGCCAGAAACACAGCCACACTCATTGAAGGCACGGTAAAAAAGGTCAAGGAAGGGTCAGGTCTTGTCACGCGGACCAATGAAGCTTTCAGGGAAGTGGCCAGCCGCAATATTCAGGTGGGACAGCTCGTTGCGGAAATCGCCGCCGCATCCAAGGAACAGGCACAGGGTATTGAACAGATCAATAAAGCCACGGCGGAAATGGATAAGGTCACCCAGCAGAATGCGGCCAATGCCGAAGAATCGGCATCCGCCGCCGAGGAAATGAATGCACAGGCTGAACAGGTCAAGGGGATGGTGCAGGATCTTATGGCCATGGTGGGAGGCTCTTCCCGGAAAAATACAAAGAACCGGTATCAGGACCATGCATCCGACCGGTATAGGGAAATGAACGCTGCTCCGCCCCTGCCCAGGCCCAAAGCCACCTCTCACCAGAGCCAGCCGAAAGGGCTACAGAGGCCGGGCACGCCGAAGGGAAGGGAAATCAATCCCAGACAGGTCATTCCCATGGATGATGATGAGGATTTTACCCGTTTCTGA